In Prosthecobacter sp., the genomic window AACCGCCATGTCCGACACGCCCGCCGTTTCCGTCAACCATCTGACCAAGGTCTTCAAAGGCACCTTGGTGAAGGGGGCGTTTCGTGCGGTGCATGATCTGTCTCTAACCGTGAAGGCGGGCGAGGTGTATGGCATCATCGGGCCGAATGGATCAGGCAAATCGACAACGATGAAGGTCATCCTGGGCCTGCTGAAGCCGACCGAGGGTGACACGAGCATTTTCGGTGTGCCGAGCAGCGAAGTGGCCAGCCGCCACAGCGTCGGCTTCCTGCCGGAGAACCCGTATTTCTACAAGCATCTGACCGGACGCGAGACGCTCCACTTCTACGGCAGCCTGTGCGGAATGCGCGGCACGAAACTGAAGGAACGTGCGACGGAAATGCTGGAGCTGACCGGCCTTGAAGATGCGGCATCGCGCCGTGTCGGCGGTTATTCCAAAGGCATGCTGCAACGTCTCGGTCTGGCACAGGCGTTGATTCACGAACCGCGCCTGCTGGTGCTGGATGAACCGACGGCGGGTGTTGATCCGGCGGGTTCGCGGAAAATTCGTGATCTGATCATCGAGTTCCGCTCCCGTGGTATCACGGTGCTCGTCACCTCTCACCTGCTGGAGCAGATGCAGGAGGTGTGCGACCGCGTGGGCATCATGGCGCATGGCCGCATGGTGCGGGAGGGAAGGCTGGAGGATTTGATCGCAGTGGAGAATCAAACCGAGATGGTGCTGGAGAATGCCTCGCCGGAGCTGCTGGCGAAGATTGATGCGTTGGTAAAAGCCGAAAGCGGTGGCACGAAGATCCTGCGCAGCGGCCATCCACGCACGACGCTGGAACGCCTGTTCCTCGAAGCCACGAACGAAGCGAAAAAATCATGAGCGACGCCGCAAACATTTCTGTCGCCGCAATGACGCCCAAGGTGCGGTTCTCGCCACGGCGTGTCTGGACGTTGGCGATGGCGACGGTGACGCAGCTCGTACGAATGAAGATCCTAGTGTTCCTGTTATTGTTCTGTTTGATGGCGATCGGCCTGGGGTTTGCGTTCTCGGTGATCAACCCAGAGCAGCAACTCAACTTATTGAAAAGCGTGACGCTGGGAGCCTTGCAGATTTTCAGCATTGTGTTCGGTGTCGTCGCAACAGCTCTGCTGCTGCCGAAGGATCTGGAAGACCGTACGCTCTACACGATTCTGTCAAAACCCGTGCCGCGATTCGATTACCTGCTCGGCAAGCTGCTGGGCGTGCTGATGATGATCGGCGGCGGCTTGATCGTGATGGACGTGGTGCTGAGCCTGATCCTATGGCTGCGGCAGTCGATGGTATTTGAAGATGCCGTGGCCCGCATGCGTTTGGAAAAAATGGACTCGCCAGAGGTGGTGGAGCAGGTGCGAGAGATCGTGGCCCGACAGGGGCTGACGTGGAATCTGCATTGGGCCGTGTGGGCGATCTTTTTGAAGGCTTCTGTCGTGACAATGGTTGCGCTGCTTCTGTCCTGCATCGCCAGCTCCACGCTGTTCACCATCATCATGACGTTTTGCATCACGATCATCGGGCACGGACATGCCTTGATCCGTGAGTTCTTTTTCCAGCCGCATCTGTCCGGCTGGGCAGGCCGTGCGGCGGCGCTGCTGCTGGCGGCGATCTGCCCGGACCTGGCCCAGTTTGACATCGTGGACAGCGTGGTGAACGGCGAGATCGTGCCATGGGCGGCGGTTTACGACATGACGGGCATCGCGGCGCTGTATGTGACGGTTTATCTGTTCGTCACGCATCTCTTGTTCGTGGAGAAGGAGCTATGAAACGCGAACTCCAGGCCATCGCGGTGCTGCTGGTCTTCGGCGTGGCTAAGCTGCCGCTGGAGGAGCATGTGACGCAGGATTTGCGGAAGCAGAAGATGCTCGATGAGCCGATCCGTCTCGGTGTGGGAGAAAACCTGGGGCAGGCAGGCATCGCGGCATCGTTGGGCGGACTGCGCGGGCTTGCGGCCAGCATGTTTCAACTGCGCGCCCATCTGGAGTTCACCCACGTCAATTGGGCGAAGGTGGACAGCCTCTACAAGCTGGTGACCCGGTTGCAGCCGCGAAACGTACGCTACTGGGAGGAGGCATCGTGGCACATGGCTTACAACGCGGCCTCCTACTACCTTTACAATCAGGAGCTGAAACCAGCTCTACGTGGGCAGCTTTTTCACGATCATGTGATGCGCGGCGTCGCCATCCTGGAGGAGGGTTTGAAATTTCTGCCGGACCATCCGCGCTTGTGGCAGAAACTCGGAGACACGCACTGGCATCGCAGCAAGGACTTCAAGCAGGCGGGTGACGCGTATTGGAACTCATTCCAGCACGGCGGGTTGAACTTCACCGAGCGCTTCGCCGGATTCGCCTATGCGCAGTCGAACGATCCTGACTCATGGCGAAAGGGTTATGCCATTTTGAAACGCCACTACGATGCGAACAAGGCCACGCCGGGGTTGGTCGAGTTTTTGAAGCTGCTGGAGCAGAATCTGCATATTCCGACCGAACAGCGCATCCCGGATGCGGCCCCGGTGCGGAAGGTGCCTGAGCCGCAAACTGGGCCACAAAGGTGAGAAGGATGGCAATCTGGCAGGTTTGACTTCCGTGGCATCCGGGTGAAATTTCACATGCCCTGAACCAATGCCCGCCAAAATAGACATCCCCCGCAAGTCGATCTACCGGCTTTCCATCTATCAGCGCTGCCTACAACGGCTGCGTGAGAACCGGGTGGACACCGTGTCCTCCGCCGCCTTGGCAAAGGCCGCCGGGGTGAAATCCACCCAGTTGCGCAAGGATCTGGCCTATTTCGGGCAGCTCGGCACCCGTGGCCTGGGTTATAACGTCGATGCCTTGAGCAGCACCATCGGTGAGGTGCTGGGTCAGAACAAACTTCAGCCGGTGATCCTCGTCGGCGTCGGAAATCTGGGTTCGGCGCTGCTGCGCTACGGGGGGTTTCGCAAGGAGGGCTTCGAAATCACCGCCGCGTTCGACCTTTCTCCGCGCAAACTGCCACAGGTGACCGTGCCGGTGCTGGCAATGGCCGAGATGGAGAGCTTCATCCACCGTCACCACGTCAAAATGGCCATCCTGACCGTTCCGGCGCACAACGCACAATCCGTGGTCAACGAAATGGTCGATCACGGCATCCAGGCCATCCTGAACTTCTCCCCCACAGTGCTCGACGTGCCGGAGCACGTCGTGGTGAACAGCGTCGATCTGGCGGTGGAACTGGAGAACCTGAGCTACTTCATCCGTTGAGGATGAAATGGCTCAATAACTCCGCGCAAACACCACGCGACGCATGCTCGCCTTGCCGGTGAGGAAGCACTTGCCTTCCTCGGCGTATTGATCCCCGTGCGGGATACAGCGGATGGTAACTTTCAGATCCTTGCTGAGCGTGTCCTCATCCTCGCTGCTGCCAGCCCAGTGCATGAGGGCGAAGCCGCCTTCGGAGTTCTCGGCGAAGAAAGCTTTGAACTCTTCGAGTGTTTCGAGCTTCTTCATGTTCGTATCGCGCAGCGCGACGGCGCGCGCGAGCAGCGCATCCTGAATCTCGTGCAGCCGCTCGGCCACGGTCTGGATGAAGTCCTCCTTCGGAATGAATTCCTTGTCCTTCGGCGTCTTGTCGCGGCGCACCACGGCCACGCTGCGGCTGGTGATGTCGCGCGGTCCCATTTCGACGCGCAGCGGCACGCCTTTCTTGATCCACTCCCAGTTCTTCTGGCCGCCGGGCAGGTCGCGCTTGTCCACATGCACACGGATTGGCTCGCCGGCAAAAGTTTGCGCACGCAGCGTCTGCGCGAGCGCCTCACAGGCATCAATGATCTCCTGACGCGTCTCAGGCTTCGGCGTGACGGGCAGGATGACGATCTGGTTCGGCGCGACGCGGGGCGGGATGATGACGCCGTCGTCATCGCCGTGCGCCATGATCACCGTGCCGATGAGGCGTGTGCTGACGCCCCAGCTCGTGGTGTGTACAAGCTGACGGGTGTTGTCGCGGCCCAGGAACTGGATGTTCGCGGCCTTGGCGAAGTTTTGACCAAGGTAATGCGACGTGCCGGCCTGGATCGCTTTGCGGTCCTGCACCATCGCCTCGACGGTCAAGGTGCGCACAGCTCCGGGGAAACGCTCCCGCTCGGTCTTCTCGCCAGGAATCACCGGGATGGCGAGATGGTTCGTGAGGAAGTCGGCATACACCCTGTGCATCTGCTCCGTCTCGGCGATGGCCTCCTCGGCCGTTTCATGCGCGGTGTGCCCTTCCTGCCAGAGGAATTCGGCAGTGCGCAGGAACAGACGCGGACGCATCTCCCAACGCATGACGTTGCACCACTGGTTGATCAGCAGCGGCAGATCGCGATAGCTTTCCACCCAGCGGGCGAAAGCGGCGCCGATGATCGTCTCCGAAGTCGGGCGAATCACGAACGGCTCGGCCAGTTCGCCGGTGGGGATCAGCTTCGTCGTACCATCCGGCTGCTTCTGCGCTTCGAGGCGATGATGCGTGACCACGGCGCACTCGGTGGCGAAACCCTCGGCATGCTGCGCCTCTTTTTCGAGATAGCTAAGCGGGATGAGCAGCGGGAAGTAGGCGTTCACATGCCCGGTGGCCTTGAACTTCACATCGAGCTGTCGCTGGATGTTCTCCCACAGGCCGTAGCCCCACGGTTTGATCACCATGCAGCCGCGCACCTCGGAATTCTCCGCCATGTCGGCAGCACGCACGACCTGCTGGTACCATTCGGGGAAGTCTTTGTCGCGTGTGGGGGTGATGGCGGTGGCGTTGCTCATGGGGAGGGCATGGTAGATGGTTTGCCGCAGTGGTCAACGGGCACGGGCATGGCGGAATTGTGTTTTGATTGATCCAATCCGACCGCTACTTGTCTCAAGCCGCCTGCATCATGAAACGACTCCCTCTCCTGCTCGCCATGTCGCTCTGCACGCTGGCGGCGGGGCAGCAACCGGCCGCCATTGACGCGCGCACGGCTTTCGAGATTGAAGACGGTGGCAAAAAGCGGCGCTTTGAGCTGGCGCTGGATGAACTGGCGGAAAAACCATCGGGCGGCAAGGAGCGGGCCTCGAAGATGGCCAGAGCGGCCAAAAATTTCGGCGAAGTGCGCAGGCAGGCGAAGCAGACGGAGGCGGCGACGGGCGTGAAGCAGGACATCGTGCTCTATGAAGAGGGAAAGCCGCGCGACGAGAGTTCCCGCCGGATTGTGACACGGAAGGTGCTCATGAAAGTGGCGGCAGGCTTTGATCTCAATGCGGCGGCGCTGAAGATCAACGCGGTGGGCACGGAGAAGCCCGGTTATGCGCCTGGATATGTCCTGTTGACGGTGCAAGGCCCCGGCGATGCACTGGCGGCGCTGGACACGCTGCGCGCGCTGCCGGGTGTGCTTTCGGTGGAACCGCAGTTGGCCCGGCAGCAGCAGCGGCGGCTCATTCCCAACGACACCTTCTTCTCCTACAACGCCGCCAATCCTGGTTACCAATGGCATCTGCGCAACACCGGCCAGTCGCCGGGCACAGCGGGCATCGATGTGAACGTGACATCGACGTGGGACAGCTTCACCGGCAGCGGCATCCGCATCGGCATCGTGGATGATGGCCTGGAGGTCGCGCATCCGGACCTCTCGCCAAATGCGGACACGGTGAACGATCACGACTGGAATGACGGCACGCCGGATGATCCCACCGGCAATCCCAGCTCCGACACGCACGGCACCGCCTGCGCAGGCGTGGCGGGCGCACGCGGCAACAACGGCGCGGGCACCTCCGGCTCCGCGCCAAACGCCACGCTTGTCGGCCTGCGCCTCATTGCCGCCGCGATCAGCGATGCGGATGAAGCAGCGGCGCTCTCCTGGAGAAACGACCTCATTCATCTCTACAGCAACTCCTGGGGCCCCAATGACGATGGCAGCGATCTGCGCGATGCCGGACCGCTGGTGAAGCAGGCGCTGGCCAGCGGCGCAAGCACAGGCCGCGGCGGGAAAGGCTCCATCTGGCTCTGGGCGGCGGGCAACGGCGGCGATGTGACGGACAACTCCAACTACGACGGCTATGCCAACTCCATCTACACCATCGCCGTGGCGGCGATGAACGACACAGGCACGCGCAGCGCGTATTCCGAACCAGGGGCCAATGTGCTCATCTGCGCGCCTTCCAACGACAGCACCGGCAGCCATCGCGGCATCACCACCACCACGACAAACGGCGGCTACACGCACAGTTTCGGCGGCACCTCGTCCGCCACGCCGCTGGCGGCGGGTGTCGTGGCCCTGCTGCTGGAGAGCAATCCCAATCTCGGCTGGCGGGATGTGAAGGAAATCCTGCTGCGCAGCTCCACCAAGGTGAATCCCACGCATGCCGACTGGATCAACAACAGCGCCGGTTATCACTTCAATCACGACTACGGCGCCGGTTTGATCAACGCGCAGGCCGCCGTGGCGATGGCCGTCGGCTGGACCAACCTCGGCCCGCAAACAACGCATCAAATCGCCCAGACGGGTCTCGCCGATGCCATTCCCGACGGCAGCGCCACCGGTGTCACGCGCACCTTCACCGTGCCGGGCACGGTCTTCATGCGGGTGGAGCACGCCACGCTCCACATCGCCGCCACGCACGGCAAACGCGGTGACATGAACGTCACGCTCACCTCACCCGGCGGCACCGTGAGCAAGTTGTTCGTCACCCACACCGGTGATGCCAATCTCGACATGGACTGGACCTTCTCCTCCGTGCGGCATTGGGGCGAAAGTGCCGCTGGCAACTGGAGTGTGAAAGTCAGCGACCTCGCCGGGGGCAATCTCGGCACGCTGACGAGCGCCACGCTCACGCTCCACGGCGCGAACACCGAACCGCCGACCACGCCGCCGGTGATCAGCCGCGTGTTGAGCGCGAGCGGCAATGTGGAGTCGCCCTTCAGCTATCAGATCACCGCCACGAACAATCCGCAGACCTTTTCCGCCACGGGACTGCCCAATGGACTGAGCCTGAGCGCCAGCGGCCTCATCCAGGGCACACCGACGCAGCAGGGCACCTTCAACGTCACCCTCGGCGCCACCAACATCCTCGGCACCGGCAATGCAACACTCGTGATGAACATCGACGCGCGTCTGCCAACGCCGCCGGTCATCACCAGCACGCTCGCCGCCCAGGCCGTGCTCAATGTGCCTTTCAATTATCAAATCAGCGCCACCCACTCGCCCGCCAGTTATGCCGCCAGCGGCATGCCCGCTGGCATTGCTGTGAACACGACGAGTGGAGCCATCAGCGGCATTCCAACGGCGATTGGCACCTTCAACATCACCCTCTCCGCCACCAACGCCGACGGCACGGACACGCAGACACTGGTGCTCGATGTCAGCTCCACCGCCTCTCTGCTGGCCCAGGCGCTGGACGCACCGCAATTGATCTTCACCACCGGTGGCGATGTGCCGTGGGTCGTCCCCGCCACCAGCACGCATGATGGCAGCGATGCCGCTGAGAGTGGTGACATCACCCACAACCAGCAAAGCTGGCTCGAAACCACCATCACCGGCCCCGCCTACGTCCACTTCTGGTTTCAGCTCGACTCCGAGGCTGGCTACGACTTCTTCCGCTTCTCCATCGACGGCCAGGAACTCTGGTACAGCGATGGCTTCCACGCCTGGCGGCTGCTCGGCTTCTATGTGCCGCCCGGCATCCACACCGCCCGCTGGAACTACACGAAGGATGACAGCGCCAGCACCGGCCAGGACCGCCTTTATGTGGATCAAGTGGAAGTGCAGGGCGTGCAGCAGCTCCTCGGCAACACGCTCGACAATCCCAACCTCACCTGGCAGATGCCCAGCGCAGATTCGTGGGTGCTGCAGAACCGCCGCACCATCGACGGCGTGGATGCCCTCATCAGCCCCATCTTCCTCGATCATGGCCGCAGCAGCGTCATCGAGACGCCGGTGACCGGCCCTGGCACCGTGTCCTTTTGGTGGACGGTTTCATCCGAGCTCAATGCCGACTACTTCCGCTTCGAGATCGACGAAACCGTGCAAACTCAGATCAGTGGCAACAGCAGCGGCGACAACCTCCCCTGGACGCAACAAACCTTCAGCGTGCCCGCCGGCCAGCACCTGCTGCGCTGGCGCTATATCAAAAACGAAGCCGTGGCGGCTGGCCTGGACGCCTGCTGGCTCGATTCGATCACTTATACAACCACCTTCGCCAGCGGCCCGCCCTACGCGCAATGGCTCAATGGCCTCTTCCCAGCCAATCAACTCGGCAACGGCTTCATCACCGGCCCCGACATCGATTCCGACGGCGACGGCCGCAGCAATCTGCACGAATACGCCTTCGGCGGCTCACCACTCATCCACGACCTCACACAGCCCGTGTCACCACAGCCAGGCGGCAGCGAGATCTTCTTCGACTACACCACGGATGACGCCAAAACCGATCTTGTCATCACCCCGCGCATCTCCAGCGACCTCACCAACTGGATCGACGCCACCAGCGAATTCGTCTCGCAGGTCGGCAGCATCACCCAGCGCCGCGTCCGCGTGCCACAAAGCGCGGGAAAGAAATTTCTCATGCTGAAGGCAGAGATGACGCCGTGAGGGTTGGCATGACGTGGGACAATCGTCCGCCTGATGGCCTTCCTGGCGTTGATCAAAACCAGGCTTCCACCGTTCCCACGCCAAAAATCTTCATTGCCCTGCAAGACTGCTGCCGCATAGACTGACTATCTCGAACTTATGCGCTCCCTCCTCTGCCTCGCCCTCGTCGCGTCCACAGCCCTCGCCGCTGACACACACAAACTCACCCGCGTTTACGAAAAAATCGCCACCGAGCGCCCCATCGCCGTCGTGATCCCGGAGGACGGCAGCGGACGCGAGTTCCTGGCCCTTCAGCGCGGCAAGATCTTGATCCTGCCGAAGGACGAACAGGCCGCCGAAGCCAAAACCTTTCTAGATCTCACCCCCCGTGACATGGAGGCGAAGGACGGCCTCTTTGAAGAAGGCCTCAACGGCCTCGCCTTCCATCCCAAGTTCAAGGACAACGGCCTCTTTTACCTCTGCTACACGCTGCAGAAGCCGAAACGTCTCATCGTCACCGAGATGAAGGCTGACGGCGACAAAGCCGACGAAAAATCCGAGCGCGTGCTGCTCGAAGTCCCGCTCATCAACTGGAACCACCATGGCGGCAACATCCTCTTCGGCCCCGAGGGCTTCCTCTACATCGGCGTCGGCGACAATTCGAAGCGCAATGGCGAACTCAAGATGTCCCAGCTCAATGCCACGCTCTACGGCAAAATCCTCCGCATCGACGTGAACAGCCGCGAGTACAGCAACGCCTACGGCATCCCCGCCGACAATCCGTATGCCAGCGGCGTCAATGCGCTGCCGCAAATCTACGCCAACGGCATCCGCAACCCCTGGGGCCTGAGTTTTGACGCCAAAGGCCATCTTTGGTGCGCCGATGTCGGCCAGGACATCTGGGAGGAGATCAACTGGATCACCAACGGCGGCAACTACGGCTGGCAGTTCCGCGAAGGCCCCGTCCCCTTCGCTCTGAACACCGACACGCCGCCCGCCGACGCCAAATTCATCGAACCCATCCATTCCTACAACCACGCCGAAGGTCTCAGCATCACCGGCGGCATCGTTCACGCGGGCAAATCGCTTCCTGAACTCCAGGGCGCTTATGTTTACGGCGACTTTGTCCTCGGCAAAATCTGGGCGCTCAAAACCGACGACGCAGGCAAAGTGCAGAGCAACGAACTCCTCTACACCAGCCCGCAAACCCCGGCCAACGATCCCAAGAAGAAGCCCACCGTCCTGGTCAAACCCACCGCCTTCTGCGCCAACGCCGCTGGAGAGATGCTCGTGCTCGACTGGAACGGAGTCATCTACAAGCTGGGCAAGTAGTTTTGCTTTGCGGTCAAGCTGGCTGCGCCGTCAAGGAGTCAAGATTGCCCGTCTTGACCACCTCTTGGCTTCCTTGACCCATTTCTTGACCGCCTCTTCTCTCTCGAAAGTCCGCGCCCTTCAGTCCCGTAGTTCAGGGCATCATCCCCCTATGATGTCCAAAACCACCCTCTCGCTGACTTGCGCGGCCTTCGCCGCAGTGTCCCTTCACGCCCAGGACGCTGGCGAAAAAATCACCTATCAAGACCACATCCGCCCCCTGCTGGAGAACAAATGCTTCTCCTGTCACAACCCGGACAAGAAGAAGGGCGATCTCGATCTCACCAGCTTCGGTGCCCTCATGACGGGCGGCGGCGGCGGTACCATCGTGGATGCTGGCAATGTCGATGGCAGCCGCATCTGGAGCACCTGCGCGAAAAAAGAAGAGCCCTTCATGCCGCCCGAAGGCGCCCCTTTGAGCACGAAGGATCTCGATCTCCTCGCCGCCTGGGTCAAAGGCGGGGTGCTCGACACCAAATCGTCCATCGCCAAAAAATCCGCCAAACCGAAGATCGACATGGCCGTCGCCGTCACCGGTGGCAAACCGGAAGGCCCCATCGCCAAGCCGGAACACGTTCTGCTGGAGCCCGTCGTCGTCACGCCGCGCACCACCGCCATCACCGCGATGGCCTTCAGCCCGTGGACCTCGCTCTTCGCGCTCGCCGCACCGAAGCAGATCCTGCTTTACGACACCGACACACGTCAGCTCGTCGGCATCTTCCCTTACACCGAAGGTTACGCCCGCAGCCTGCGCTTCAGCCGGAATGGATCGCTCCTCATCATGGGTGGCGGTCGTGCCGGTAAAATCGGCCACGCCATTGTCTGGGATGTCAAGACAGGCAAACGCATCACCGAAGTCGGCAAGGAATTCGACCAGGTCATGTCCGCCGACATCAGCCCCGATCACAAGCGCATCGTCATCGGCAGCCCGTCGAAGAAGGTGAAGTGCTACAGCACCGCCACCGGCGAGGAAGAATACGTCATCAGCAAGCACACCGAGTGGGTCATGGGCACCGCCTTCAGCCCCGACGGCGTCCTGCTCGCCACCAGCGACCGCAACGGCAACGTCATGGTCTGGGAGGCCGACAGCGGCGGCGAATTCTACATCCTCGGCCAGCACAAAGGCTCATGCGTTGATCTCTCCTGGCGCGCCGACTCGAACATCCTCGCCTCCTGCTCCATGGACGGCACCATCACCACCTGGGAGATGAACGAGGGCAAGCAGGTCAAAAACTGGGCCGCTCACGGCGGCGGCGTGCAGTCCGTCTCCTTCACGCCCGATGGCAAGATCGTCTCCTCCGGCAACGACGGCCTCGTCCGCACCTGGGACATCAACGGCACCAAACTTGGCGAAGCCCCCAGCCAGGGCGATCTCGTGACCAAAGTCGTCGCAGGCTTTGATTCCAAGTCCGCCATTTCCGCCAACTGGCGCGGCGAGATCATCCAGTGGAACTTCGGTGCCACCGCTCTCATCGAAACCGCCCGCTACGTCAGCAATCCCTCGCAGATCGCCCAGCGCATCGTGCAAACCGAGCAGCGCACCGCCGAACTCACCGCCAAGCTGCCTTCGCTTCAGGAAGCGATCAAAAAAGCCGAGGCCGATGCCAAAGCCCGCGATGAAGCACTCGCCAAAGTCCGTGCCGAAGTCGCCGAATACGACCGTCGCAGCAAGGCCTACCCCGGCGAGATCACCAACGAGGAAAAAGCCCTCGCCGCGCTCAAAGCCGCCCGCACCAAGGCCGATCAGGACAAAGCCGCCCGCAACGCCGCCATCAAAGCTTACGGCGAAAAAGCCGCCAAGATCGCCGCGCAGGAAAAAGAACTCGCTCCAGCCGCCGCAGAGGCCGCCAAACTGCCCGCCGCCGACAAAGCCGTCGCCGATGCCAACACCGCGCTCGAAGCCGCCAAGAAAGATCCAGCGCAACAGCCCAAGCTGAAGGAACTCGAAGCCAAACTCGCCGCAGTGAAGGCCGAGCAGCAAAAAATCGCGCCTAACAAGGCCAAGGCCAATCAACTCACCGCCGCCATTGCCAAAGCCAAGACGGAACTCGGTGCCGCACCTGCTCTCGTCGCCGATCTCGACAAACTCATCGCTGAAACCGACGCCAAGATCAAAGCCGCCACCGACAGCATTGCCGCGAAGAAAGCCGAGCTGCCCAAACTGCCCGCGCTCGTCAAAGCCGGCCCGGATCGCATCAAAGGAGCCGAAGGCAATGCCGCCGCAGGCAAAACCGCCCTCGCCGCCGCACAGACCGCCGCCAAGTCCGCCAGCGATGAGATCGCCATGCTGCAAAAAGTGCCCACCTCTTTGAAGGCGGCCCAGTTCAACACCGGCGTGCTCGTCGAGAAGGAAAAACTCGCCAAACTCGAAACCGACTTCACCGACTTCACCGAAGCCAAAAAAGACGCGGAGGCCGCCAAAGTCTCCGCCGCCGCACGCATCGAAGACTCCAAGAAAGCCATCGCCGAATCCATCGCCGCACAACCCGCTCTTGAGGCCGCTTTGAAGAAAGTGCAGGGCGAGGCCGCCGCTCTCGAAGCCACCACCAAGCCCACCCGCGACGCAGATGCCGCCGCCGCAGCCAAAGTGGCTGAGCAGAAGACCATCATCACCACCAAGGAAGCCGAACTCGCCGCCGCCGCCAAAGCCAAGGACGAAGCCATCGCCGCGTCCAAGAAATCCGCCGAGGACATCGCCAAGCTCATCGAAGCCAGGAAGAAGAGCCTCGCCGAGGTGAACGCCAAGCTCAATGGCCCCGAGGCTCAGGTCACGGCCAAGAAGGCTCCAGTCGCCAAGTTCGAGGGCAATCTCGCCGCCGTGAAAAAATCCGCCGCCGATTTGACCGCCGCTCTCCCTGCGCAGGAAAAAGCCGCCAAGGACATCGAGGCTTCGATTCCGAAGTTCACGACCGAAATTCAAGCCGCCGACAAAGCGCTCGCTGACGCCAAAAAAGCCGCTGCCGACACCCAAAACGCCGTCGCAGCCGCCAAGAAGGAACTCGCAGCCAAAGCGGGTGATGCCGCGCTGACCGCCAAAGTTGCCACCTCGGAAAAAGCAGCAGCCGAGGCCGCTGTAAAACCTGCGCAAGCCCAGCAGGCACTTGATGCCAAACGAGCCGCTCGCACCGACGCGGAGAAGAAGCTTGCCGAGGCCCGCAAAATCGCCGGCAAGACCAAGGCTGACCTCAACAACGCCAACACCGCCGTCGCGCAGACCGAGAAGCAGCTTGCCCAGGCTAAAAACGAACTCGCCACCGCCGAGAAAGCCGCCGCTCCTCTTCGCGGCCAGCGTGACAGCATCGCCAAAGAAATCGAAGCCCAGGGCAAGGCTCTCGCCGAGAAACAAGCCGCGCCTGCCGCCATCGAGAAAGATTACGCCGCCAAGATCGCGCCAATCAACGCCGCCATCGCCGCCGCCAAAACGGCCCTTCCGCCGCTCGAACAAGCCTACGCCGCCGCCCACGCCAAACTCGACGCCGAGCAGAAGGTTCTCGATGCCAAGAAAGCAGAAGTCGCCAAAGCGAACACCGACTTTGAAGGCGCGAAAAAGAAGAAGACCGACGCCGAGGCCACCATCGCCGCCGCCACGAAGGAAATCCCCGAGAAGGACAAGATCATCGCCGAAGCCACCACCGAGCTCGCCAAGCTCCAGCCGCAGCTCGATCCGATGCGCACGAAGGTGAAGCAGATGACCGAGCAGTATCTGACGATGCTGCCGAAATAACCCGCGCCTTCCTCGAATTCATCTCAAACCACGAATGGGGGCCACACGGCCCCCATTTTTTGTCTCCAGCCTTCACCTTGCCCCCGTGGCATTCCGCGACATCATTCGCGCCCCAATTACCGCCGTGAAACCCTACTACATCACCACCGCCATCGACTACACCAACGCAGCGCCGCACATCGGCCATGCTTATGAAAAGGTGCTGGCGGATGTCATGGCGCGGTTTCAGCGCTTGAACGGTCGCGAGGTGTATTTCCTCACTGGTGTCG contains:
- a CDS encoding ABC transporter ATP-binding protein, with the translated sequence MAANSHEWLAASMQIVCIRDDSRVFVLIRVLIDPTAMSDTPAVSVNHLTKVFKGTLVKGAFRAVHDLSLTVKAGEVYGIIGPNGSGKSTTMKVILGLLKPTEGDTSIFGVPSSEVASRHSVGFLPENPYFYKHLTGRETLHFYGSLCGMRGTKLKERATEMLELTGLEDAASRRVGGYSKGMLQRLGLAQALIHEPRLLVLDEPTAGVDPAGSRKIRDLIIEFRSRGITVLVTSHLLEQMQEVCDRVGIMAHGRMVREGRLEDLIAVENQTEMVLENASPELLAKIDALVKAESGGTKILRSGHPRTTLERLFLEATNEAKKS
- a CDS encoding redox-sensing transcriptional repressor Rex, whose amino-acid sequence is MPAKIDIPRKSIYRLSIYQRCLQRLRENRVDTVSSAALAKAAGVKSTQLRKDLAYFGQLGTRGLGYNVDALSSTIGEVLGQNKLQPVILVGVGNLGSALLRYGGFRKEGFEITAAFDLSPRKLPQVTVPVLAMAEMESFIHRHHVKMAILTVPAHNAQSVVNEMVDHGIQAILNFSPTVLDVPEHVVVNSVDLAVELENLSYFIR
- the proS gene encoding proline--tRNA ligase, with protein sequence MSNATAITPTRDKDFPEWYQQVVRAADMAENSEVRGCMVIKPWGYGLWENIQRQLDVKFKATGHVNAYFPLLIPLSYLEKEAQHAEGFATECAVVTHHRLEAQKQPDGTTKLIPTGELAEPFVIRPTSETIIGAAFARWVESYRDLPLLINQWCNVMRWEMRPRLFLRTAEFLWQEGHTAHETAEEAIAETEQMHRVYADFLTNHLAIPVIPGEKTERERFPGAVRTLTVEAMVQDRKAIQAGTSHYLGQNFAKAANIQFLGRDNTRQLVHTTSWGVSTRLIGTVIMAHGDDDGVIIPPRVAPNQIVILPVTPKPETRQEIIDACEALAQTLRAQTFAGEPIRVHVDKRDLPGGQKNWEWIKKGVPLRVEMGPRDITSRSVAVVRRDKTPKDKEFIPKEDFIQTVAERLHEIQDALLARAVALRDTNMKKLETLEEFKAFFAENSEGGFALMHWAGSSEDEDTLSKDLKVTIRCIPHGDQYAEEGKCFLTGKASMRRVVFARSY